In Actinomycetota bacterium, the genomic window GTCGGGTAGGGGAAAGCGAATGGCTGACGGATTCGGGGACATCGACATCTCGCTTCTTCCGAAGGACCCGCTCCCACCGGACGTGTGGCAGGACCGGGCCGCATGCTACGGCATCGACCCCGAGGTCTTCTTCCCTGCCTCCGAGGAGGACGCCGGCCTGGCCCTGTCCTACTGCGGGGCCTGCGGCATCCGCGAGATGTGCCTGGCCTGGGCCCTCAAGAACCGGGAGCGCTACGGCGTGTGGGGCGGCCTGACCGAGCAGCAGCGCCGCCGCCTCCAGCGCCAGGTCGCCTAGGCGGACTGTTTCCGCAGAGGGGTGCTTTTCGGGCTCCTTTGGCTTGACCGTCGAACACCTGTTCGGGTAGGCTGGTTTCTTTCCGCGCGGCCCCGGCGGAGGCAGGTGGCGAGTGCTCGGGCTTCGCGACGGGATCGAGGCGGACACGCCCCTTCACCGGGTCGCCTTCTGTGCGGTAGACCTGGAGACGACGGGCGGGTCCCCGAACACGTCCGCCATCACCGAGATCGGGGCGGTCAGGTACCTGGCGGGCGAGCGGGTGGGGACGTTCCACTCCCTGGTGAACCCGGGAACGGCCATCCCCCGGGCCATCACGTACCTGACGGGTCTCGACGACGCCGTCGTGTGCGACGCCCCGCCCATCGAGGCGGTGCTTCCCTCGTTCCTGGAGTTCCTGTCGGGCGCCGTGTTCGTGGCGCACAACGCCCGGTTCGACTTCGGGTTCCTGAAACGTGGCCCTGCGGCGGGCCGGCTACGATCCGCTCCCGCCGCCGCCGGTGTGCACGGCCAAGCTGGCCCGCCGGGTGGTGGGGCCGGACGTGCCGAACGTGCGGCTGGAGACGCTGGCGCGGTACTTCCGCGCCGCGGTGCGGCCGGAGCACCGGGCCCTGCCCGACGCCGAGGCCTGCGCGGAGGTCCTGCACGGGCTCCTGGACCTGGGAGGCCGTCTGGGGATCCGCACCCTCGGGGACCTCCACGCCTCGGTCCGGGCCCGCGGCCAGCCCCATTACGCCAAGATCCGGCTGGCCGACCACCTGCCGCACGGGCCGGGCGTCTATCTGTTCCGGGGCCGTGGCGGCCGGGTGCTGTATGTGGGAAAGGCCAGCGACCTCCGCCAGCGCGTCAAGTCGTACTTCTACGGCGACGAGCGCCGATCGATCGGCGACCTCCTGGCCCAGACCGAGTCCGTCGAGTCGCGGACCTGTCCCGGCGAGCTGGACGCGCTGGTCCTGGAAGCGAGGCTCATCGCCCGGCACGAGCCGCCCCACAACCGCCGCGGGAAGACCTGGCGGCGCTACGCGTACCTGAAGGTCGACCTGGCCGAGGCCTGGCCCAGGATCAAGGTCGTCCGGGAGCCCCGGGGG contains:
- a CDS encoding WhiB family transcriptional regulator, producing the protein MADGFGDIDISLLPKDPLPPDVWQDRAACYGIDPEVFFPASEEDAGLALSYCGACGIREMCLAWALKNRERYGVWGGLTEQQRRRLQRQVA